The genomic region CTCAGACCACCTGGGCAGCAAGACGCCCAACtactccagggctctgaaagccacttttGACAACCGATTcgccaaactcaacaaaaaagtTAGGTACTGGTTCTGGcaaaccggtgcgaaccggctgaatcccaccactgccttggtctatgacagtggttcccaaacttatttggcctaccgcccccttttcagaaaaaatattacttagcaccccctggaaatttaattttttaaaattttaatagcaattaaacaaagatatatgtattaatgtttctacctgtggccatcaccgcccccatggatcgctgcagcacccaccagggggcggtggcgcccactttgggaatcactggtctttGAAAACCCTTTTGTGTTCCCCCCTCTTGCAGGCGCTACTGTAATAACCTTTGCAGCCGTTCTCTGAGCGCAGCGAATTTCGGCAAGATCATCCGGGAGATCTTCCCAAACATCAAGGCGAGACGGTTGGGCGGCCGTGGAAAATCTAAATATCCTTCCGTTCTTGGtcaaaggtggggtggggtgggacaagAAGCATCGTGAGgaaacttggaggggggggggactgaaaggGGCAGTGTGTTATCTGCCAGATGTCTGGACTGGGCACGATGACCGATTATCTCTTGGTTCCATCCCTTTCTCCCTGGAAGGAACACCTGAAAAAGCACAGGGGTGATGCAGCCCCAAGCATAGAGCTGGTAGGGACCTCAGGGGTCttctagtccaaccccatgctCATTCAGGAAAATCACAGTTTACCTTCTTTTCCCAGTcctccagtgacccctgctctatgcccagggTGAAAGTAAAGATAGTCACCTGTGCCGCCCAGGTAAATaatgacccatgggatgacatcccAACTTTTACTAGGCGGACTTTGTTTACAGGttgatttgccatttcctttgcAATCTGGGCACACAGTTCAGtggataaaattattattatgagAAAGGATCCCACAGACCCCTTCTCGAGTTGCCCCGAGATAGCTTTTACATATTCAAGGAAAGTTCAGTCtctttccagcgtggtgtagtggttaagagcaggtggattctaatctggagaaccgggcttgattccccactcgtccacctgagtggcggaggcttatctggtgaaccagatgtgtttccgcactcctacattcctgctgggtgaccttaggctagtcacagttctctcagaagtctcagccccgcctacctcacaaggtgtctgttgtggggagaggaagagaaaggaacttgtatgccaccttgagtctccttacaggagagaaaggtggggtataaatccagactcttcttcttcctccccatccTTGATAAATTTCTAGCTTGTTCGGATGAGGCTTGTTTAGAAACCTGTTGGGTGATAAAAATCCTAATAcggcggttctcaacctgtgggtcgtgacccctttgggggtcgaacgaccctttcacaggggtcgctaagattctctgcatcagtgttctccatctgtaaaatggataaatgttagggttggaggtcaccacaacatgaggatctgtattaaagggcctcggcattaggaaggttgagaaccactgtcctaataTCTCAAGGCTTGTGGCAAATTTCAGTACCTGTGCAATTAGAACTCATGGCAAACTTTGccatacagttttttaaaacaaaatattattatttaaaaatgtttttgaacttAAATAGCCTTTGGACTTAAAAACCTTTTAAGTTTTATCGGTTAATTGTATTTACTTTTTTATAGCAAATTATAAATGGATAACAATTTTATGATTTCCTTGgaattgttttccattttattattatgGAACTTGCGCTGTTTTATTATTACTATAGATCTAGgaccgtaaataaataaatctaatctaatctagaggTGTGACCTGAACTGGTTAATTTTGGGGAATTGGCACGTGGCTGAGAAGTCAACCCTAAGGCAAACTTCATTTGACGCTGTCTGAACATGGTTCTCTGTGCTCGGCAtcgagttggggggggggggtatgtgggGTTTGGATCACCTCCTTAACTCTACTCCAACGTATTGCTACAGTGGGTTCCGGAGAAAGACTGTGGTCCACATGCCTCcccttcccagcctggatctTAAAGAAACGGAGACAGTAAGTCCCATTCAAGGGCGGAACACACAAATGTCTAGAAACTTGATGTAGATTTAACTTGCTGGTTCATCTGTTGTTGAAGAGTATTTATGCAGTGCCTTCTTTTGTTAGGCCAAAAGctcatctaccgtgtttccccgaaaataagacagggtcttatattaatttttgcaccaaaagatgtgttagggcttattttcggggatggacctattttaggggaaatacggtaccttcacaatacgtgtgatgcaagctgcatcctcattggcagggagcaccctgccggatcacaccatcctgatctgtaactaccggtgtagggcttatttttggagtagggcttgtattttaagcctcctcccaaaatcctgaaaaatcatgatggagcttatttttgggataggtcttattttcggggaaacatggtcgTTTCCTGCAGTGACCTCTTACAGAAGGCTCCCAAGAGGTCAATAAGGCAGAAGCTGCCTCCAGCATCTGGTATTTTGGAGATATTGAGCcaacgtggtgcagtggttaagagcaggtgcgctctaatctggagaagcgggtttgattccccactctgccatttgagctgtaaaggcttatctggtgaagcatgGAGGTTATATAAaaacaactactaatgtagttacattcgccttcagaaagagaaatttctcaaagatgagggggatagtgcgcaggaagctgaaagggaaaatcaagagagcccaaactgtccaagatgcttggagggtatttaaaaacacagtaatcaaagctcagctggaatgtgttccgcacgttaggaaaggcagtgcccagtccaaaagaaagccaccatggttaacaagggaggttgaggaaattatcaggaaaaagaagatgtcttttagaaaatggaagtccaacttgactgatgaagaataccagagggaacacaaatggtggcaaaagagaagcaagttagctgtaagggaggcaaaaaaggattatgaggaacgcatggctgcgaacatcaagaccagcaactaacagttcttcaagtacatcaaaagcaggaagccagctagggaagcggtaggcccgttagatgatgaaggaataaaaggtgtgctaaaagatgacagggagattgcagagaagctgaatgaattctttgcatctgtcttcacccaagaggaggtgaggaaaattcctgcacctgacctaagcttcttaggaggcgaatccaaggaatgagtgaagatagtggtagacaaggaagaagttctggcagccattgataaactaaatgctacaacatcccctggcccagattgcattcacccaagagttcttaaagagctcaagcatgaaattgctgatgatctcactttaatatgcaacttatccctgaaatgtGCCCTTAGTGGATGAGGCCCTTCCTACACAAGAGGAGGCATTGCTGTTAGTGGAACagcaatagtctctggtgaggaactttgtcaaaagccttttggaaatccaagtagacaatgtcccctggttcccccttatccacatgcctgtttacaccctcaaagaactccagtaagtttgtaagacaggacttgcctctacaaaagccatgctgactcttcctcgaCAGTGCAGTTCACCGCctgggagagttgtggagtctcctttggaggtttttaaacaagactggatgaacatacattgggagtgctttgattgtgtgttcctgcatggcagggggttggacttgatggccctttccaactctatgatgatGAACATacattgggagtgctttgattgtgtgttcctgcatggcagggggttggacttgatggccctttccaactctatgatgatGAACATacattgggagtgctttgattgtgtgttcctgcatggcagggggttggacttgatgaccttttccaactctatgatgatGATCCCGATCTCCCCGGCTCTCCCTCTCACGCAGGCTGAACAGACAGACCTCGTCCAGATGTACAACGACGAAGTGATGGAAGCCGCGTGCGCCCTGACCTGCGACTGGGCGGAGAAGATCCTCAAGCGGACCTTCAACAATATCGTCGAGGTGGCCCAGTTCCTCATCCAGCAGCACATCATCAACCCCCGCTCAGCCCACGCCGACTTGGTCATGGCGGTGATGGTCTCCGGTGGGTgactcctcccccatccccctcGGGCCTTTGGGTACCTGACTCCAGGCCGGCGGCCCACAAACAAAAGATGGGGACAGACTTAACCCTGCAAGAGAGCCAGCACGgggtagtggttaatagcagttggattctaatctggagaaccaggtttgattccccagtcctccacatgaagcctgatgggtgacgcTGGCCCAGtccgagttctctcagaactctctcagccccactgacctcacggggtgtctgttgcagggaggggaagggaaaggagcttgtcagcggccttgagactccttacaggagagaaaggtggggtataaatccaacctcatTTTCTTCctatgactgaggcattataaGATTTCGCCCTAGAAGAATTGGGCATGGTTGGCACGTCGTATTATTCTCTTTTAAGAGGACATGACTTTGTGTGGGagacctgggtgccaatttaaacgatataacacaatacaaaaactGTGAAGGAGTATACAGATacttatgccaaataaaggcttaagaacataagaacaagccagttggatcaggccagagtccatctagtccagctctctgctactcgcagtggcccaccaggtgcctttgggagctcacatgcaggatgtgaaagcaatggccttctgcggctgttgctcccgatcacctggtctgttaaggcatttgcaatctgagatcaaggaggatcaagattggtagccataaatcgacttctgctccataaatctgtccaagccccttttaaagctatccaggttagtggccatcaccacctcctgtggcagcatattccaaacaccaatcacacgttgcgtgaagaagtgtttccttttattagtcttaattcttccccccagcattttcaatgaatgccccctggttctagtattgtgagaaagagagaaaaatttctctctgtcaacattttctaccccatgcataattttatagacttcaatcgtatcccccctcagccgtcttctctccaaactaaagagtcccaaacgctgcagcctctcctcattgctgctgctgctgcttcttgttgttcttgttcttgttcttcttcttcttcttcttcttcttcttcttcttcttattattattattattattattattattattattattattattattattattaaatttaaacaaCTCTTCAAAAATTGGTTTCTGACGTAAAAAAGCTTCATGGTTGCATTTGGAGTCCGCTAGCTGAACACTGTGTTGCTGtgttacttttgaccactgaggaaggccaacAGGCTGAAAACGCGTTTGTTTTTAAGGGTTGAAGAAGTGTCCTGTTGGacccttctgtgtattgtaattgtgatgTTGCCTATAGAAGGTAGGCTACTATGGACCTTTTCCAAGCCAAGATCATTTTAATTTGTCATAAATGCATATTGTGTTTTTGATATGGCATAGTTTTATAGTTAGTGGCCCCTTAACCagtttcttgaccttttaggtacttCATTCCAGGCAAGTAGTGCCAGCAATGTCTATAAAGGTTATTCTGGGACGTGCCCTTAGGGGACGAGGCCCTTCTTGCACAAGAGGAGGCATTGCTGTTAGTGGAACGGGCCCAAGAATTCTCACCCTTGAATAGTGATTCTGGCTCAGGGTATCCCAGAATGCTGTTTGAGGGAACTCTACTTTGCAGTATTTGTTTGTTGGGGTATTTATGCTGCTCTTTCCCTTGCGGGCTTGGGGCGGTTTCCACCACCTCAAATATAACCGATTTATATCAACAATAAATATTACAACCACAGTAataagaacaagagtttggatttataccccacctttccctcctgtaaggagactcaagatggcttacaagctcctttcccctcctctccccaaaacagaccccttgtgaggtaggtggagttgagagagttctgcaagaactgtgactagcccaaggtcacccagcaggaacgcaggagtgcggaaacacatctggttcaccagataagcctctgccactcaggtggaggagtggggaatcaaacctggttctccagattggaatccacctgctctaaacccctacaccacgctgcctctcaatAAGCAATAAAACAATGATGACCCCGAAAgctcctgaaacattccccctAAAGTTTTGAACACTAAGTGACGGACTTTCCAGATGGTGAGAGAAATTAAAGTAACTGAACCAAAATAGCTGATCAGGTGGAAGATACAGAAGCAATCCGTGAAGAGAACCAGTTGgcagtcaaataaataatatgggCTAGAGTGGAATGGAAGGGGGAGGCCGAAAGAAGTTAACAGTCGCTGCCTCAGCTGTATGCCTGGCAGTCTGCCTTGGAGGCCCTGTAGAACTGCAAACAGTCATGTAAagtcctggtctcctcagactgaggccccttccgcccatgcagaataatgcactttcaatccacttccaatgcactttgcagctggattttactgggcggaatagcaacatgcacttgcaaacagttgcgaaagcaTATtgaaagtgcggaaggggcctgagcgttccaccaggctgaggccagggTTGAAAACGAAAGTTtcaaaccctgttccccagattagagtcctcctgctcttaaccgctacaccagtggtggccgacttatggcactccagatgttcatggactgcaattcccatccacccctgtcagcatggggctgatgggaattgtagtccatgaacatctggagtgccataggttcgccaccacggcgctacaccatgctggctcactgggtgaccttggaccagtcacacactcagcaaGGCCAaccgcacagggttgttgtgaggataaaatggaagcacgGAGAAGAATTTAAGGTTCTCCAGACTCCCAGTggcgagaaaggggtgtgtgcatATGAATTGAACAAATACGCTGGTGACTGTCCCCACCTTTGGTGGCTGTGAGCTTTAGAAGGAGCCTTGCAAGAcacttctccctctttcccccacctccccccggatTTTCCTGAATATCTCTGCTCGTTCTTCTGCTCCTCGGGTCTCTCTTGATTCAACCTTTCCGGTTGCAGAAACTGCAGAGACTCCCAAGGACAAACGGCTGCCGCAAAGCTCAAAGAAGAACGAGGCAGAGGCCCCTGAGAACGCCACCAAGCCACAGCCTCAGGTGAGAGGTAGCGAAGAAAGCAGCTGGAAATTGGAGGGAGCTGCTTTTTGGGGGTCAGTAAAAGACCCATAGATCCAGGGAAGGCTAACAAGAGGGGCATCTGAAGGGCTGTTTTGATTGATGCGGCCGCTGCTTGCAAAGTTGTCAGAAGTTTGCAAAGTTGTCGCTGCTTGCAAAGTTGTCTTTCTGACAGGGCCCCACAGATAaggctgtctgtctgtccgtccatcCGCCCAcccgatttatatcccgcccttcccaatggctcagggcggctaacatcAGTAAAAACATAACAGTCACGCAATAAAACCAGTATTGACACCACGGTATCATTAAAACCTGCACAATAGAGAATTAAAaagacagatggcgataaaaccctaaccagacaCCCACAGGAGGTCATGATGCTccagtcaggccggctggcacgagataaaagcctggcggaagaggtccgtcttgcaggccctggcggaactcaccgatgtcccgcagggccctgatctcagctggGAGCTCAGCTATGAGGTCTGTCTGTCCAGGGGTCCCTGGTGTGGTGGCCCCGGGCTCTGTGGTGTTCGCTGGCGCCTTTCCCAGCGACCGTTGAGTCTTCTTAGAAAGTGGGTGGCGCCTCGTGGGCTTtcacccagcagggcttctgattggtcgtGGGAGACCCGGTTGGCCGTGCAGAAATTTTAAAAGTTGCACCGTCAGAGCCGCCCCCGCAGTCCAAGGATCTTCCCTGCGGGACTGAAGGTCAGCTGGCctctacacagggctacccttgaggcaGTGCCGGAAGCtgcagctggttcaaaatgcagctacGTTACTGGGACTCCTTGGCGCATGCATATCTCCGGCCAGCATTTCGCCTGCTGCATTTCTCCGGGCGGAGCACATGATCGGGTTTTGGTGTTCACCATCAAAgccctaaatcagtgatggcgaaccttttcgaggccgagtgcccaaattgcaacccaaaacccacttatttatcacaaagtgccaacacttacaaggaatggtttaaggagactcctatatggtttgggtgagtattgcagagaggaggccctctccataaactattccaaaactaaggtaatggtgttcaagaaaagaccaagaaaatacagttggaacatccataatattcctatagagcaatgcaataattttaaatatttaggagttacattcagtccttcactaaattggaatgcccatttagcagtggtcaaagcagctgctcaaaaatctgttggggcaatagtgagattttatcatacaaaaggaggtcatttagttgatccagccctaaaaaattttaaaattaaagttatacCTATGCTACTCTATgctatagagatttggggatggaatgtacaagtcctacataaaatagaaactattcaaaactTCTTCCTTAAACGAATTCTGCTACTTCCCAAAGGAACGCCAGCGGCCCTCCTCAGGGCAGAACTCGGTTTGCCTTCTATTAAAGCTCGAGCTGAATTGGCAATCTTGAAATACGTTAAAAAGAGTTCACTAAAACCAACTTCGTTTGGGAATCAAAGTTTGCAGATACTACTTAAGGCCTCGGAATTACATAATACCTccctaaataatatattgctcagttattctgttccagatcatttattctcttcaccaattttaaatcacGACCCTCGGGACTGGATATTCAAAGGGgataactgtatggacagagatataattttacattccaagtttgctccctggtatagtcaccttaaaaaggatcatcacagagccccctatcttgctggcattactcagtttaagataaggaacGCTATGACAGCATtgcgatttcaaacaatgccaacaaattatttagaaggcagatatgccaaaataccagctgaacaacgaatttgtatctgcaaacaggaagtagaggatttacctcattatgttctgaactgccccctgtacgcagagcctagggctaagtttttgaatagttttatatccctgtcccaggtatattatgactcagacaaagtgccaacacggcaacttaacctgaatactgaggttttagtttagaaaatgtggttggctccgaggtgcacgttactcgggagtaagcttgatgaagcaaccctgcaacgcttcaaatgggtgaatcacgaccctaggagggtttactcagaagcaaggcccattgccagcaaccgagcttactcccaggtaaaggatcgtgcccaggctagcctagatatgtgtgtggggtgattttccgccccccctcacatgacgaactctgtgcacgtgtgtccgcagaaagggctctgagtgccacctccggcacccgtgccataggttcgccatcactgccctaaatggtctgggaggGTCGTACCTCTCATCGTATGTCCCCCAACAGCCATGTCCTCAGCAAACAAAGCTTTCTGGTACTCCCTGGCCCTAAAACTGGTTGGCTGTCTTCAATCAGAGTCAGAGCCTTTTCgccgctggccccggcctgatgAAATGCTCTGTCAAGTGTGACCAGGGCACTGCATGGGGCCAGtgatcccacagggcctgtaaagacaAGAGCTGTTCCACCCAGCCTGTGGTTGAGCACAGCAACGATCCCATCTGTGTgacttccctcctcctttcccttgttCCTTTTGTTTCCTCCGTTCCACTGTTTTGTGGAGATGCGTTGATCTGGGGGAGTCGTTGGTTGTTTTAGCTCTCAGTTTTAAACAGGGCTGACGtgaatattttattgatttttatcacTTGTTACTTGTTATATTTTATTAGGGtggtaagccactctgagcccacctGGGTGAGAGTCGCCTAGGGTCGCTTCTgttcttcacagcctcatgctgtgcTTCCCTGAGTCTTCCGTAGTTAGTGGTGTAAAGGCTAAGGCCCCCCCCAAAATCAcagaaatgctctgaaatgctccaaaaacaggcgagggggaacagGAGAGCGAGCTTGGAAAATGGCCACCAGGAGGCGGGAAGGCAGGAGgcggggaaaatgttttaaagtgttcaCACCACAGAGGCtccgttttcaaaacgtttcagagCGAAGAATACTTTTaaattcagcagaggccaatttgctggagatccctggcccctcaatgacgcgacTGGCCTCCGAACTCGGGCCAGGggttttacggctctggcgccggcctggtggaacgctctcccgccagctgtccaggccctgcgggaccttggagagttccgcagggcctgtaagaccgagttgttccaccagggctttggagagaccagccgctgatggtgccctgCGCCCGCTTTATAGGtgtccctaacatcattgggacccattatttttttctgggagggttgtatacggattcgtgggacattgttttagtacgtaactgttttaaattgtatgtatgtttttatatataatgttttatattgttcaccgccctgagcccttcggggatagggcagtatattaaatctagtgagtgagtgagtgagtgagtgagtgagtgagtgagtgagtgagtgagtgagtgagtgagtgagtgagtgagtgagtgagtgagtgagtgaatgaatgaatgaatgaatgaatgaatgaatgaatgaatgaatgaatgaatgaatgaatgaatggggattcatttaaaatgttcccaagctggaaataaaatgctttgaggagagaaagcgggggaaaTGAGGAGCTCCgtgggggaaatgttttatttcctgcctcaaaatgttttaaaatgtctgtgtggaaagggcctctgtgtccAGCCCGGGTGGCCTGTGAGGCCTCTGGGAGCGCTTTCGGCTTTCCTTctgccctttcctttccttctttttcagacCGAAAAGGAAACTCCCGCCAAGCCTTCTGCGGACCCCCCTCGGAGCAAGGCCAAGAAGCCCCCGGAAGCTCCGGCAAAGCCGTCCAGCGCCCAAGTGAGCGCCTTGATGGCTCGCCTCCCCTTGCTGTTGCCCCGCATGAAGCCCATGGAAGGTCTCGTCGTGTCCTCCGGGGTGGCAGCGGTCCATCCCTCCCCGACTGTCTTGGCGCCCAAGCTCACAGCCACCCCCGTGGGGGGCACGGTCAAGATGGCTCTCTCCGTGGGCCCCACTTCATCCCAGCTGCCCTTGGCGCCCGCCGTGAATGGGCCTGGAGGCCTGGTCAGCCAGCAGAGCACGGTGCCGGTCATCAATATGATTCTTCCGGGCGTGGCAGTACCCCCCGTGGCCAAGATCCCAGCCAAGCCCAAAAGTTTACCCGCCGGCGAAGGCCCGGCAAGTGGCGAGCCCCAGCGGAGCCTCCCCGACCCACAGAAAGCCAAAGCTCCTTGCAAGAGGCCGGCGGACTCGTCCACGGATGTGGCGACCGTGAAGAGGAAGCGTGGGCGGCCACGGAAGAAGCCGGATGAGCCCGAATCCGACCTGTCGGACAAggccactgctgaagaagaggCGTCTG from Sphaerodactylus townsendi isolate TG3544 linkage group LG01, MPM_Stown_v2.3, whole genome shotgun sequence harbors:
- the RFX5 gene encoding DNA-binding protein RFX5, encoding MADDDGLFAEIAKNGSDSLEVDSQSATAEPSTLLHKLKGAISKSIQSKVDCILQDVQKFSDYAKLYLYIQLPSGPSSGEKNLDLTSLSSVDHMHACTWIRNHLEEYPDTCLPKQDVYEAYKRYCNNLCSRSLSAANFGKIIREIFPNIKARRLGGRGKSKYCYSGFRRKTVVHMPPLPSLDLKETETAEQTDLVQMYNDEVMEAACALTCDWAEKILKRTFNNIVEVAQFLIQQHIINPRSAHADLVMAVMVSETAETPKDKRLPQSSKKNEAEAPENATKPQPQTEKETPAKPSADPPRSKAKKPPEAPAKPSSAQVSALMARLPLLLPRMKPMEGLVVSSGVAAVHPSPTVLAPKLTATPVGGTVKMALSVGPTSSQLPLAPAVNGPGGLVSQQSTVPVINMILPGVAVPPVAKIPAKPKSLPAGEGPASGEPQRSLPDPQKAKAPCKRPADSSTDVATVKRKRGRPRKKPDEPESDLSDKATAEEEASDANEDPDIIVVTVGYEDHKPSPSTPRGSQEKVSEVDVLCVGDGKQPSPTDTSGADPPVASSHIVGNPIKTATLPSQVSVIQGHKSGAQSEPKEAGSDSQKPRQLGESPSEPGGKTKSTLARDSVSLPLLEESGSSSESEPEPQDLSLSKSNLPPSKEHSDTTSSRASVMCLCRNSAERNKGDAANTPVTSTHSPSP